Within the Miscanthus floridulus cultivar M001 chromosome 2, ASM1932011v1, whole genome shotgun sequence genome, the region ATCAGTGATCCTGTTTTTCTTGTATGCTTCAAATAGGTATGGTGATCAAATTGTAGCGATAAAGGTTCTTAACCGTGGCAGTACCCCTGAAGAAAAAGCAACACTTGAAGCCCGTTTCATTCGAGAAGTAAATATGATGTGTAAAGTGAAACATGAGAATCTTGTCAAGGTACTTCCTGGTCTGAATGTTATGCTTGTGTGGCTACACAAATTGTCAATTCTTTTGGGACCTCCTCATAACACTTTATGCACTCCTGCAGTTCATTGGAGCTTGCAAGGAACCATTGATGGTGATTGTTAGTGAGCTACTACCAGGGATGTCACTGAAAAGTTACCTGCACAGCATTCGGCCTAGCCAACTAGATACACACACTGCAATCAGCTATGCTCTTGACATAGCTCATGCAATGGACTGTTTACATGCCAATGGCATAATACATAGAGACCTGAAACCTGGTAAGGATGCTTAAGCTATTTGACTTTTGGCGTTCTATACTTTGATCCTTTAGTTGCAGCTTTCGGGTCTCTGTATGTCCGTTTGAGTGTGTTTTGTATTGCCAGATTATGGTCGATCTTTAAATAGATTATCTTTAGCCACTCAAAATTTTCAGTGAGGTGTTTGCACATCTACTTATATGTGTTGTCATTTTCCCCACTTATTGTAAGACCTACGGGATATGCATTTGAATATTCCCAAGTCTATATCAGCATGACAGCACCAGCCTTAGTTTCCTTCTCATGGTTCTACTTCAAAATGTTGCAATCTGTTTAGTCTTTTGCTTTGCTTCCTTGACCTTCTTGGTTCCTCTAGTAGTTGGTGTTTACGTTGCTTTAAATCCCCTATACTTATTTTATCGATATTTGTGCAGATAATTTATTGCTTACAGCAAATCGTAAGAAACTGAAACTTACTGATTTTGGACTTGCACGTGAAGAAACTGTGACTGAAATGATGACGGCTGAAACTGGGACTTACCGATGGATGGCCCCAGAGGTTGTAAACACTATTTTCTGCATTAACTTAAAGCTAGTGCAATTACATGCTGAAACCAAAACCACAGAAATTTTTTGCTCCTGTAGTAATGTGCTAGTCTGCTAGCTGTATCATCTTTTGATGGTTTTTGGTACCatttattttaataaaaaaaagaatACTCTGGTACTGATCTGTGCAAAGGGTAGCTCATATTCTTTCTTTATGTGATTGTGCAGCTATACAGCACAGTCACACTTCGACGTGGTGAGAAAAAGCATTACACAAATAAAGTGGATGTGTACAGCTTTGGCATTGTTTTGTGGGAATTGTTGACTAATAGAATGCCATTTGAAGGCATGTCAAATCTACAAGCTGCATATGCTGCTGCTTTTCAGGTAAGGATGAAAATACTGTTGCCCATACTTGCACAAGTTAGTAACGCCTTCTTTTGTGGATAAAACTGTTAGCCTCTTACTACTAGATGCTATGGCCAAGAAATTGTTTGTGCTTGTATGCTTAAATTCCTCATTGAAGGACTTGCTTGCCTGCCTAAAGTGTGAAGGCTAAAATGTTAAACATTAAATGACAAAGAATTGTTTCCAAAGAAGCATTGTTTTGAATTTGATGTTGTCATGGAAGGAAGTTTTGGAATTTCAAATTCTTAGCCTTATGTGTCGTGATGATGACTGGTCTGCTGAATTTGTTTTACATACATCATTTGGAATTGAAGAACTAGGCGTTAACATATCGTGATAGTATCATCCAACTGGTTTACATAACATCAATGCCGCTCTTTAACAAATCTCTCCATTTTATCTGTAATACTTCGAACAAGCTCATACCTATAGTGGCCATTTTTTACATCATTTTTCAGTTGCAGTACACTGTTGTTCTCGGTTGCAGTCTACTGATGTCGATAATATCTTCTCTTGTTTATATCAACAGCAAAAGCGCCCAGCTCTCCCTGAGGAGACCCCCCAGGAGCTTGTGTTCATAGTACAATCATGCTGGGTCGAGGATCCTGCCATGCGACCCAGTTTCAGCCAGATCATCCGAATGCTTGAAACTTTCCTGATGACAATACCTCCGCCTCCGCTTTCAGAACCAAACGAAGACGAGGAATCGGAAGAAACAAGGTCGTCACTGAGCAGTAGGAGCTCCTCTGGCTTCTCGCTCGTTTCTCGCGCGACAAGCAAGCTCTCGGTCGTCCGCCACCTCTTCGCCTCAAAGAAGACAGGCAATGGGAAGGCGTGATGCGCCATGCCCTGAGACGTTTTCCTTCGGTGCTGTAAAGATGCTAGCCTAGGTGATGCGTAATACAAGAGGGAACTTGTTCAGTGTAGAGTAGCTGTTGTATTGATGATGATACAAAAGGAAAGTTGAAGCGCAACTTTTGCAAGCTATGTATAGCTCGCAGCTGCTTTACTGGAATCTGTCCATGCTTTGCCTTCGAGCATCCATTCCCTTCACTGCACTGCATGTCTGCATAATTGGCGCCACTGCAATGAAACGAATGGCAAATGATATCCAAATAAACCCTGACAGGATGGTTCTACGGTTAAgtcaatcagcctgttcggttggctggttcgtatcgttgctggatcgtttatgtgagagagaagtactgctggctggtttatgtgaatAGTATCCACATGAGGGGGTCAGCCAGCTAGCCCCAGCCGATCGGGCTGAATATAGAACATCAAACCATTTCTTTTATAACATGATGATATACAAAAGTGCTCACTGTTTACTTGTTTAATCAAAGATAATATTCACTTCATTATACTTTTTCAAAAGTTTTGATCATATATATGATCAGAAAGATAACATTAAAAGATTTATATTGGGTATATTCAGTTTTACGTTCTCGAATTTTGCGACTGCTGTTAGTAATGTAGAAAAATTTCCCCAAAAAATGCAAGAATGTAACACTTCTTATTCTTGTTTTAGGGCAAAATgtgaaagttgttcaaaattgCTCTGAATGTGAGAGACCTGTTCAAACGGGTCACCAACTGCGACCCGCGCAGGCTCGCAGGCGCAGCACAGCGCACTTGGGACAAGCGTGAAGGCA harbors:
- the LOC136515757 gene encoding serine/threonine-protein kinase STY13-like, translating into MPRLSCKFADPDSAVSSAPAAVRRVTMSCGSDGCRDGGSSGSEEFRRPRPSKVAADDSVAPARSSDAAAPASWIDRKLLVDPKMLFVGDKIGEGAHGKVYKGKYGDQIVAIKVLNRGSTPEEKATLEARFIREVNMMCKVKHENLVKFIGACKEPLMVIVSELLPGMSLKSYLHSIRPSQLDTHTAISYALDIAHAMDCLHANGIIHRDLKPDNLLLTANRKKLKLTDFGLAREETVTEMMTAETGTYRWMAPELYSTVTLRRGEKKHYTNKVDVYSFGIVLWELLTNRMPFEGMSNLQAAYAAAFQQKRPALPEETPQELVFIVQSCWVEDPAMRPSFSQIIRMLETFLMTIPPPPLSEPNEDEESEETRSSLSSRSSSGFSLVSRATSKLSVVRHLFASKKTGNGKA